The genomic window AGCTCGAGATTGTTATCCGAAGCGGGCAGAACAATCAAGGCTTTTTTCAGGCCGAAATCCGTCGTCACCTTGACCATGTGCTTGGTCTTGACCTCGGGCACGGACAGGCCTTCGACCAGGACCAGGGAGGCGTCGCCGAGCTTGGCCGACAGGGCCATGCGCAGGGCCAACTGGCGCACCTTGCGGTTGACCTTGAAGGTGTAGTCGCGCGGCTCGGGCCCGTGGACGACGGCGCCGCCGCGCCACAGGGGCGAACGGGTGGAACCGGCCCGGGCGCGGCCGGTGCCCTTCTGGCGCCAGGGCTTCTTGCCGCCGCCGCTGACGAAGGCCCGGGTCTTGACGCTGTGCGTGCCGGCGCGCTTGGCGGCGAGCTGGGCCCGCACGACCAGGTGCAGCAGTTCGGGCTGGACCTCGACTTCGAAGACCTCGGGGGCCAGATCGACGCTGCCGATTTCCTGGTTCCCCTGGTCGTAGAGTTTCACGTTTGCCATGGTTATACCCGTTATCCCTGCTTGCGCACCATGACCACGCAGTTGCGCGGCCCGGGCACCTGTCCCTTGACCAGGATCAAGTTCATTTCCGGGCGGACGTCGACGACCTCGATGCCCATGACGGTCACGGTGCGCGCGCCCATGTGGCCGGCCATCTTCTTGCCCTTCATGACCTTGCCCGGTTCGGTGTTGTTACCGATGGAGCCGCCGGAGCGGTGGGCTTTTTCCGTGCCATGGGTCTTTTTGAGGCCCGAGAAGTTCCAGCGCTTCATGACGCCGGCGAAGCCCTTGCCGATGGAGGTGCCGGTGACCTTGACCGTCTCGCCCGGGGCGAAAATGTCCACGGTCACGTCCATGCCCTGCTCGAAGGCCGAGGGGCCCTCCAGGCGGATCTCCCGCAGCACCCGGAAGTAGCCGCGGCCGGCCTTGTCCAGGTGGCCCTTTTCGGGCTTGTTGACCTTGCGTTCCGGGACCTGGTCGAACCCGATCTGCATGGCGTTGTACCCGTCCTTCTCCATGGTCTTGACCTGGGTGACGGGGCAGGGGCCGGCCTCGATGACCGTGACCGGAATGATCGAACCGTCGTCGCCGAAAACCCGGGTCATGCCGAGTTTGCGGCCAAGTATTCCAAGCGTGGCAGCCATGCCGACCTTCCCTTTAGAGCTTGATTTCCACGTCGACGCCGGCGGGCAGGCTCAGCTTGCCAAGCGCGTCCACCGTCTGCTGCGTGGGCTCCATAATGTCCAGAAGCCGTTTGTGAATCCGCATCTCGAACTGTTCCCGGGACTTCTTGTCCACGTGCACGGAACGGTTGACCGTGACCTTGTGGATGTCCGTGGGCAACGGGATGGGCCCGGCCACGCCGGCGCCGGTGTTGCGCGCGGTATCCACGATCTCGGCCACCGCCTTGTCCAGGATGCGGTAGTCGTAAGCCTTGAGTTTGATGCGAATGCGATCGTTTTGCATGGAAACCATGATATTACTCCACGATTTCCGACACGACGCCGGCGCCGACGGTGCGGCCGCCCTCGCGGATGGCGAAGCGCAGGCCCTTTTCCATGGCGATGGGCGCGATCAGTTCCACGTTGAAGGTGGCGTTGTCGCCGGGCATGACCATCTCCACGCCCTCGGCCAGGGTGACCACGCCCGTGATGTCGGTCGTGCGGAAATAGAATTGGGGACGGTAGCCGGAAAAAAACGGCGTGTGACGGCCGCCCTCTTCCTTGTTGAGGACGTAGACCTCGGCCTTGAACTTGCGGTGCGGGGTGATGGAGCCCGGCTTGGCCAGCACCTGGCCGCGCTCGACCTCGTCGC from Solidesulfovibrio sp. includes these protein-coding regions:
- the rplC gene encoding 50S ribosomal protein L3, whose amino-acid sequence is MAATLGILGRKLGMTRVFGDDGSIIPVTVIEAGPCPVTQVKTMEKDGYNAMQIGFDQVPERKVNKPEKGHLDKAGRGYFRVLREIRLEGPSAFEQGMDVTVDIFAPGETVKVTGTSIGKGFAGVMKRWNFSGLKKTHGTEKAHRSGGSIGNNTEPGKVMKGKKMAGHMGARTVTVMGIEVVDVRPEMNLILVKGQVPGPRNCVVMVRKQG
- the rplD gene encoding 50S ribosomal protein L4, with product MANVKLYDQGNQEIGSVDLAPEVFEVEVQPELLHLVVRAQLAAKRAGTHSVKTRAFVSGGGKKPWRQKGTGRARAGSTRSPLWRGGAVVHGPEPRDYTFKVNRKVRQLALRMALSAKLGDASLVLVEGLSVPEVKTKHMVKVTTDFGLKKALIVLPASDNNLELSARNIPGIKVVREDMLNVYDVLRHDHLVLVKDAALKIQERLGHGVR
- the rpsJ gene encoding 30S ribosomal protein S10: MVSMQNDRIRIKLKAYDYRILDKAVAEIVDTARNTGAGVAGPIPLPTDIHKVTVNRSVHVDKKSREQFEMRIHKRLLDIMEPTQQTVDALGKLSLPAGVDVEIKL